In a single window of the Roseiconus lacunae genome:
- a CDS encoding DUF1559 domain-containing protein, giving the protein MKCSKRTGGFTLVELLVVIAIIGILVGLLLPAVQAAREAARRMSCSNNFKQIGLAMHNYHSTYKEAPRHGTGTQPNPPDAWYRTSTMGNRFRLNALVSMVPFIEQQALWDHIANPSLTRTDGGTQDPPWPPMGPTPDQIQYIPWVNEIPTFRCPSDPGIGLPALGRTNYAACLGDSIWLLHVAPYNNDRTAITNGRARHARAAHRGFFKPFQDSKFRDTLDGLSNTIAMGEIITALQDGDIRGNGVATNGGNSGPFGLAALRDNPSICTDNGYINPERPRFWLPEFQQKNRRNFARGHRWASVYPLMSGVTTILPPNREACGRYNALGTTLVAPPSSRHQGGAHVLMGDGAVVFMTDSVEAGDARAPMVWLNGTGEAMPGSPSPYGLWGALGTRASNEVIDEQLNQ; this is encoded by the coding sequence ATGAAATGTTCGAAACGGACGGGTGGCTTTACGTTGGTCGAGCTTCTGGTGGTGATCGCGATCATTGGAATTTTGGTCGGATTGCTGCTCCCAGCAGTCCAAGCAGCCCGTGAAGCGGCGCGGCGAATGAGTTGTAGCAACAACTTCAAGCAGATCGGCTTGGCGATGCACAACTATCATTCGACGTACAAGGAAGCACCGCGGCACGGCACAGGGACACAGCCCAATCCGCCAGACGCTTGGTACCGCACGTCGACCATGGGCAATCGGTTCCGCCTCAATGCGCTCGTGTCGATGGTGCCGTTTATCGAACAGCAGGCGTTGTGGGATCACATCGCCAATCCCAGTTTGACACGGACTGACGGCGGTACGCAGGATCCACCCTGGCCGCCGATGGGGCCGACACCGGATCAGATTCAATACATTCCGTGGGTCAATGAGATCCCCACCTTTCGCTGTCCCAGTGATCCCGGGATCGGCTTGCCTGCCTTGGGGCGAACCAACTATGCGGCCTGCCTGGGTGATTCGATATGGCTCTTACACGTCGCCCCTTACAACAACGACCGCACCGCGATCACCAACGGTCGCGCCCGTCATGCGCGAGCTGCCCACCGTGGTTTCTTCAAGCCGTTTCAGGATTCAAAATTTCGCGACACGCTGGACGGTCTATCGAACACCATCGCAATGGGCGAGATTATTACGGCACTTCAAGACGGTGACATTCGTGGCAATGGTGTCGCCACCAACGGCGGTAACTCGGGACCGTTCGGGCTGGCTGCCTTGCGAGACAATCCTTCGATTTGTACCGACAACGGATACATCAACCCTGAACGCCCTCGTTTTTGGCTACCGGAATTTCAGCAAAAGAATCGCCGTAACTTTGCCCGCGGCCACCGATGGGCGAGTGTCTATCCGTTGATGTCGGGCGTCACGACGATCTTGCCGCCGAATCGCGAAGCCTGCGGTCGTTACAACGCGTTGGGCACGACGTTGGTCGCACCACCATCGAGTCGTCACCAGGGAGGGGCGCACGTTTTAATGGGGGACGGTGCGGTCGTCTTTATGACGGACTCGGTCGAAGCGGGCGATGCACGGGCTCCGATGGTGTGGCTGAACGGTACCGGAGAAGCGATGCCAGGGTCGCCAAGTCCCTATGGGCTCTGGGGCGCGCTTGGCACACGAGCAAGCAACGAAGTGATTGACGAGCAACTCAATCAATGA
- a CDS encoding SDR family NAD(P)-dependent oxidoreductase: MTRWPGLSQFELTDNVAIVTGGSKGLGEAIAAGLASAGSNVLLVSRHEDEAQAAAAKISDEYPVKSIGIAADVTSESDVTRMVEFADAEFGRIDTLINNAGINIRGPIDQLSLDDFRKVQQVNVDALWLCAKHVTPIMKRQRCGRIINLASTLGLVGLANRTPYAASKGAVVNLTRALAIELAADHITVNAICPGPFLTPMNLPIAETEEAKQFIVGATALQRWGELNEIQGAAIFLASSASSYVTGSMLTVDGGWTAH, from the coding sequence ATGACACGCTGGCCAGGACTTTCGCAATTTGAGTTGACCGACAATGTCGCCATCGTCACTGGCGGTTCGAAGGGGCTTGGTGAAGCGATTGCCGCCGGTCTGGCCTCGGCCGGATCGAACGTTCTGTTGGTCAGTCGACATGAAGATGAAGCACAGGCAGCGGCGGCTAAGATCAGCGACGAATACCCGGTTAAGTCGATCGGGATTGCTGCGGACGTGACTTCCGAATCTGACGTAACACGGATGGTCGAATTTGCCGATGCCGAATTTGGTCGTATCGATACGTTGATCAACAATGCGGGGATCAATATCCGCGGTCCGATCGATCAACTTTCACTCGATGACTTTCGGAAAGTTCAGCAAGTCAACGTCGATGCGTTGTGGCTGTGCGCCAAACACGTGACGCCGATCATGAAACGTCAGCGATGCGGGCGGATTATCAATTTGGCGAGCACGTTGGGCCTCGTCGGTTTGGCGAATCGGACACCTTACGCGGCAAGCAAAGGCGCGGTCGTTAACTTGACCCGAGCCCTTGCGATCGAACTCGCCGCCGATCACATCACGGTCAATGCGATCTGCCCGGGACCATTTCTCACACCGATGAATCTTCCGATCGCTGAAACGGAAGAAGCGAAGCAGTTCATCGTCGGTGCGACTGCGCTTCAGCGATGGGGCGAACTGAATGAGATCCAGGGCGCAGCGATCTTTCTCGCCAGCTCGGCGTCAAGCTACGTGACCGGAAGCATGCTCACCGTCGACGGAGGCTGGACGGCGCATTAG
- a CDS encoding DoxX family protein, with protein sequence MNRNTLTSSGLLLLRVTFGLLMLNHGWQKLSGFSEMAETFPDPLGMGNQLSLIAAIGAELGCSLLLIAGLGTRLASLPLAFTMVIALFVIHGDDPWQKKELAACYLAVYAVILLTGPGNFSIDAIIKRRSDRPTISPKLTEEA encoded by the coding sequence ATGAATCGCAACACATTGACTTCTAGTGGCCTGCTTTTGCTCCGCGTCACCTTTGGATTGCTAATGCTCAACCACGGCTGGCAAAAACTCAGTGGATTTAGCGAAATGGCAGAAACCTTTCCTGATCCCTTGGGGATGGGGAACCAACTCAGCCTGATCGCGGCGATCGGCGCCGAATTGGGGTGTTCGCTACTCTTGATCGCGGGACTGGGAACACGCCTCGCCTCATTGCCGCTGGCGTTTACGATGGTGATTGCTCTGTTTGTCATCCATGGCGATGATCCCTGGCAAAAGAAAGAACTCGCGGCGTGCTACTTGGCGGTTTACGCGGTCATCCTGTTGACCGGACCGGGAAACTTTTCGATCGATGCGATCATCAAACGACGCTCGGATCGGCCGACGATCTCGCCCAAGCTGACGGAAGAAGCATGA
- a CDS encoding CehA/McbA family metallohydrolase, which yields MSRFLSFDRQLFLVSLLVLGITVTAEEGGASKVVAPAAPTVRLELDVVDAASHRPLACRVHLRNDRGDWFHVDSADGQAIAYRRQMPHLPSSPEVHTTVTAASFFAELPPGSYQLRVERGKEYHPAHVEFQVSDEPLCQTITLRRWIDMADRGWYSGDTHVHRDIDELPNVMLAEDLNVAFPITSWVRDTADQPSPFELGPLNRQNASGTIEVDATHVIVPRNTEYEIFAVNGRPRTLGAVLILNQTSGLDLSAPPLVPIAEQARSQGALLDLDKHSWPWSLMIVPTMGIDFFELSNNHVWQTEFGFHQWTIDAVPPYMRVQRDERGLTEWGWIDFGMQTYYELINCGFRMRVTAGTASGVHPVQLGFGRVYVRLPNGFSHQDWVNGLNAGQSFVTTGPMLDLRFNDRDAGEHFQPTNPTDASVRIQGSAISRRPLKLIEVIVNGNVERAIHPDNRRSDSGAYVSEIDLELAKEHSYWAAVRCFEEHPTDRVRFAHTNPVFVDVPGSHIRPRKEALGYFISQLENEIADLEGLIDESSIDEYRQAIEHYRELQHFGTLENDTTDEATP from the coding sequence GTGTCGCGTTTTTTGTCTTTCGATCGACAGTTATTCCTCGTTTCGCTTTTGGTCCTAGGCATCACGGTTACCGCGGAGGAGGGCGGTGCGTCGAAAGTCGTCGCGCCAGCCGCTCCGACGGTTCGTCTGGAACTCGACGTAGTTGATGCGGCGAGCCATCGACCGCTGGCTTGCCGGGTTCACCTCCGGAATGATCGTGGCGATTGGTTTCATGTCGATTCCGCTGACGGCCAAGCGATCGCCTACCGGCGTCAGATGCCGCATTTACCAAGCAGCCCCGAAGTCCATACGACGGTAACGGCAGCGTCTTTTTTTGCCGAACTTCCCCCGGGCAGCTATCAGCTTCGAGTGGAACGTGGCAAAGAATACCATCCTGCACACGTCGAATTTCAGGTAAGCGACGAACCGCTGTGTCAGACAATCACGCTCCGTCGCTGGATCGATATGGCCGACCGAGGTTGGTATAGCGGTGACACTCACGTTCATCGTGACATCGATGAATTGCCTAACGTTATGCTGGCCGAGGACTTGAACGTGGCTTTCCCGATCACGTCTTGGGTTCGCGATACGGCCGACCAGCCTTCTCCGTTTGAGCTTGGGCCACTCAACCGACAGAACGCCTCCGGGACGATCGAGGTCGATGCGACACATGTGATCGTACCGCGAAATACCGAATACGAAATATTTGCCGTGAACGGTCGCCCGCGGACACTCGGCGCCGTTCTAATTCTCAACCAGACTTCAGGGCTGGATTTATCTGCGCCGCCGCTTGTCCCAATCGCCGAGCAAGCCAGGTCGCAAGGCGCGCTATTGGACCTGGACAAACATTCGTGGCCGTGGTCATTGATGATCGTTCCGACGATGGGCATCGACTTTTTCGAGCTTTCCAATAACCATGTTTGGCAAACCGAGTTCGGGTTTCATCAATGGACGATCGACGCCGTACCACCCTACATGCGGGTCCAGCGTGACGAGCGAGGCTTGACCGAATGGGGATGGATCGATTTCGGAATGCAAACCTATTACGAACTTATCAATTGCGGGTTTCGCATGCGGGTGACCGCCGGGACTGCCTCGGGAGTTCACCCTGTCCAACTCGGCTTCGGGAGGGTGTATGTCCGATTGCCCAATGGATTCAGTCATCAAGATTGGGTCAACGGACTCAATGCCGGCCAAAGTTTTGTCACGACCGGTCCGATGTTGGATCTACGCTTCAACGATCGAGATGCCGGCGAACACTTCCAGCCAACTAACCCAACAGACGCCAGCGTTCGGATTCAAGGGTCTGCGATAAGCCGACGCCCACTGAAACTTATCGAGGTCATCGTCAACGGCAACGTCGAACGGGCGATCCACCCGGACAACCGCCGCAGTGACAGCGGAGCCTATGTGAGCGAAATAGATCTTGAATTGGCCAAAGAGCATTCCTATTGGGCGGCGGTGCGTTGCTTCGAAGAACACCCGACCGACCGAGTGCGATTCGCACACACCAATCCGGTCTTCGTCGATGTCCCCGGAAGTCACATCCGCCCGCGGAAAGAAGCCCTCGGCTACTTCATCAGTCAACTTGAAAACGAGATTGCCGACCTAGAAGGTTTGATCGATGAGTCTTCGATTGATGAGTATCGTCAGGCGATCGAGCACTACAGGGAACTCCAACACTTCGGTACGCTTGAAAACGATACGACCGACGAGGCCACGCCGTGA
- a CDS encoding rhamnogalacturonan lyase, which yields MFAKHSLLPIATMVVAFFPLPLRAQIKASGTQVRGADLFSGRPMERIDRGLVAIRQPGGAFVSWRLLSTDTEDVAFDLYRREGDGPFRKLSDESLAAGTNYVDSSAEVSSRTVYAVRTAGEAAPTDGTDTASVWMDGYLEIPLRLAEGYRAGDLSIGDLDGDGQYELVLHQINTPRDNSHSGLTGTPILDAFELDGEHLWRIDLGRNIREGEHYTQFLVYDLDGDGCAEVACKTADGTVDGNGDAIGDPEQDHRDLDRRSRSYGRVLRGPEFLTVFDGKTGKAVATVDYVPGREPIDGWGGIGGNAGNDDYGNRCDRFLACVAYLDGVHPSLVMCRGVYGRTVMAAWDWQSGGLSQRWVFDSGINAPPYRDASPYSGMGGHSLAVADVDQDGRDEIVYQAMVVDDDGSGLYSTGLRHGDAMHVSDWYPQRPGLEVFTVQENEERSERFQTPGAAMRDARTGEILWSHSPGRDVGSGLVADIDPRYSGCEAWGGPGGLRDQSGQSIGRAPRNSEFAIWWDGDRLRELISRRGRITKWDWEREREVSLYSPEGRGAPRGPNLIGDLLGDWREEFFLVSPEGDALRLYSTTIPTEERLPTLLQDHQYRLSLVWQNVSYNKPPHPSFFLGHTSTAQDSDAIPLGVTSGDDH from the coding sequence ATGTTTGCAAAACACTCGTTGCTTCCGATTGCGACAATGGTTGTCGCGTTTTTCCCGTTGCCACTGCGTGCCCAGATTAAAGCAAGCGGAACGCAGGTGCGGGGTGCGGATCTCTTCTCCGGTCGCCCAATGGAACGGATCGATCGCGGGTTGGTGGCGATCAGACAGCCCGGCGGTGCGTTTGTCAGTTGGCGACTATTGAGCACCGATACTGAGGATGTCGCGTTCGATCTCTATCGTCGCGAGGGTGACGGCCCGTTCCGGAAGCTCAGCGACGAATCGCTCGCGGCCGGGACGAACTATGTCGACTCTTCCGCTGAGGTCAGCAGCCGAACCGTCTATGCGGTGCGGACGGCCGGTGAAGCCGCACCGACCGATGGGACGGACACGGCATCGGTATGGATGGACGGATACTTAGAGATTCCGCTACGTCTGGCCGAGGGATATCGTGCCGGCGATTTGTCGATCGGCGACCTCGATGGCGACGGTCAGTACGAGTTGGTGCTGCATCAGATCAACACCCCCAGGGACAACTCACACAGCGGTCTGACCGGTACGCCGATTCTGGATGCATTTGAGCTTGATGGTGAGCACCTGTGGCGGATCGACTTGGGACGCAACATCCGTGAAGGTGAGCATTACACTCAGTTCCTTGTTTACGACCTGGACGGAGACGGTTGTGCCGAAGTGGCTTGTAAAACAGCTGACGGAACCGTCGATGGCAACGGCGACGCGATTGGAGATCCGGAACAGGACCATCGTGATCTTGACCGACGCTCGCGTTCGTATGGTCGTGTGCTTCGAGGGCCAGAATTTTTGACGGTGTTCGATGGGAAGACTGGTAAAGCAGTCGCAACAGTCGACTACGTCCCCGGGCGTGAGCCGATCGATGGCTGGGGAGGCATCGGTGGTAATGCGGGCAATGACGACTATGGAAATCGCTGCGATCGATTTTTGGCCTGTGTCGCCTATCTCGATGGCGTGCATCCAAGCTTGGTGATGTGCCGCGGCGTCTATGGTCGCACGGTGATGGCGGCATGGGATTGGCAATCGGGAGGACTTTCGCAGCGATGGGTATTCGATTCGGGAATCAATGCGCCACCCTATCGAGATGCCTCGCCTTACTCGGGCATGGGCGGTCATTCACTGGCCGTCGCAGATGTTGACCAGGATGGTCGTGACGAAATCGTTTACCAAGCCATGGTTGTCGACGACGACGGAAGCGGACTTTATTCGACAGGCCTACGCCATGGTGATGCGATGCATGTCAGCGACTGGTACCCGCAACGCCCTGGCTTGGAAGTGTTTACGGTTCAAGAAAACGAAGAACGCAGTGAACGTTTTCAAACACCGGGCGCGGCGATGCGAGATGCTCGAACTGGTGAGATCCTCTGGAGTCACAGTCCCGGTCGCGATGTCGGATCGGGATTGGTTGCCGATATCGATCCTCGCTACTCAGGCTGTGAAGCATGGGGAGGTCCGGGAGGACTGCGAGATCAATCGGGACAATCGATCGGACGAGCCCCGAGGAATTCGGAGTTTGCGATCTGGTGGGACGGCGATCGTTTGCGAGAGTTGATCAGCCGGCGAGGACGAATCACCAAGTGGGACTGGGAGCGGGAGCGAGAGGTGTCGCTGTATTCGCCAGAAGGACGCGGAGCGCCTCGTGGCCCGAACTTGATCGGGGATCTGCTAGGGGATTGGCGTGAAGAGTTTTTCCTCGTCTCACCGGAGGGTGATGCGTTGCGCCTTTACTCGACAACCATTCCGACCGAAGAGCGTCTGCCGACTTTATTGCAAGACCATCAGTATCGACTAAGCCTCGTTTGGCAGAACGTCTCGTACAATAAGCCGCCTCATCCCAGCTTTTTTCTCGGACACACGTCCACCGCACAAGACTCTGACGCGATTCCGCTAGGTGTCACCAGCGGTGACGATCACTGA
- a CDS encoding sialidase family protein, which yields MPASSAVSQVFPYGITGKTPPSLTKVNFKGQKPYHKHRINLRLFQGCPQVEVSDGGRLWATWFGSNIQAERAPFHQDQFSVISTSADGGKTWKEVFIFDPSDLLGGGASDPLLWKDAKGNVRFVALRNIDFKGKDDFATSAWEFTMLDPEDEHTAWSEPRLLGNKNMSVMKPLIFPDGTIMRSMDDFKLVGKPDQVRIRFLKEDADGEPMFVSQLPVDNDAGFAEQMPIIRKDGSLFTFYRAKNGQKFAESFDGGRTWKLGGYYPMQFSVNTKCILKTLPSGRVLLVANDVQLRHDGGKRVYLYTDENGRERELKTNRTVRTRMTAYLSDDDGKTFPHKLLLCDDGQISYPSATLGNDDAIYIVYDQGRGVIGQHTIFLSKVTEKDILNGKLISGESFLNNVVSRPSDDGGGRREGDKI from the coding sequence ATGCCCGCATCGAGTGCCGTCTCTCAGGTATTTCCATATGGCATCACAGGCAAGACACCGCCTTCATTGACGAAGGTTAACTTCAAGGGGCAGAAGCCTTATCACAAGCACCGTATCAACCTGCGACTCTTTCAGGGCTGCCCTCAGGTCGAGGTCTCCGACGGCGGTCGACTTTGGGCGACTTGGTTCGGCTCAAACATCCAAGCCGAACGTGCGCCCTTCCATCAAGATCAATTCTCGGTCATCTCGACGTCAGCCGACGGTGGTAAAACTTGGAAAGAGGTTTTCATTTTCGATCCGAGTGATCTTCTCGGAGGCGGAGCTTCTGATCCGTTGTTATGGAAAGACGCCAAAGGCAACGTCCGCTTCGTCGCCCTTCGCAATATCGACTTCAAGGGGAAAGACGACTTCGCAACGTCGGCTTGGGAGTTCACGATGCTTGATCCCGAAGACGAGCATACCGCTTGGTCAGAGCCGCGGCTGTTAGGCAATAAAAACATGTCCGTCATGAAGCCTTTGATCTTTCCCGATGGGACGATCATGCGATCGATGGACGATTTCAAATTGGTAGGAAAGCCTGACCAAGTGCGAATTCGGTTTTTGAAAGAAGACGCCGACGGAGAGCCAATGTTTGTCTCGCAGTTGCCCGTCGACAACGATGCCGGATTTGCCGAACAGATGCCAATCATTCGGAAAGACGGGAGCTTGTTTACGTTTTACCGCGCCAAAAACGGACAGAAGTTTGCAGAGTCGTTCGACGGTGGACGGACCTGGAAACTGGGCGGTTACTACCCGATGCAGTTTTCGGTCAACACCAAATGCATCCTTAAAACGCTACCTTCGGGGAGAGTCTTGTTGGTCGCCAACGATGTCCAGTTAAGGCACGATGGCGGCAAGCGCGTCTATCTTTATACGGACGAGAACGGCCGCGAACGCGAACTGAAAACGAACCGAACGGTACGGACTCGGATGACCGCTTATCTGAGTGATGACGACGGCAAGACTTTTCCGCACAAGCTGTTGTTATGCGACGACGGGCAAATCAGCTACCCGTCTGCAACGCTGGGGAACGACGACGCGATCTACATCGTCTACGATCAGGGCCGTGGTGTGATCGGGCAGCATACGATTTTTCTGTCAAAGGTCACTGAAAAAGACATTTTGAACGGTAAGCTGATCAGCGGCGAGAGCTTTTTGAACAACGTCGTCAGCCGTCCGAGTGACGATGGCGGAGGACGCCGCGAAGGCGACAAAATTTAG
- a CDS encoding CehA/McbA family metallohydrolase: protein MITARFSLRDVVCLATGLLATAMTPHIAIAHQTPVAWPTEDQLQRVQPAVGQSIPVARKIVTHFRHRLNASQLHQLDHVRHHLEMMSRVDAGYLGSDQQKTTISKARLVDYYRWRTEQALFEVLNQLTSPDVIELDFRNGLPRRSPDARIMVDGQDDMLLLRVRRGESSRGNTVSPDHLTVATWDLASERPQSHFAIDIADTGVTYALIDLRRLPDDQTISHLRFVDKATGDDLQTFALTLRAAPKGHLAIDVVDQNGQSIPVLMSLATEEGGRLWEPAEAVDLTTVFNDIVPHLSSSGRGYMFYLPGKRRGRYWVVRPPIEMTLPAGRWDIKVLRGLEFTPIKKTVAVVPHEWTRTTLQPKRWTDMNRRGWYSGDDHVHAQLINSEDARKLMDYTRAVDINVANVLEMGDVMRTYYPQRGFGKDFRVRDQNHWLVPGQEDPRSILGHAIGLNLSSKVRDLDRYLSNEWIAEQIHQQGGLYGHTHVGANACFVHRQMALFTPFGIVDFNSIMQAQLGTELYYDFLNLGFKMTATAGADTPYGGTIGAVRTYAYTGDTEECSPDAWFAAIKRGRTFVTNGPMLDFRVQAALPNGEDALPGDEICSDRNRRLQVTAKAWGDEGAAAPARLRLIKLGEVEREAVANEPNADSLNLDVEIEVGRGCWIAAHAVSHDGAEAHTTPIYLTREGYRHWDRDKAGALLEKQLNVLEEIEFEISKSERLIRSGAGLLDYWNRRSADQAEAVRKNVAAARNEYRRLKQLLGNE from the coding sequence GTGATCACCGCCCGTTTTAGTCTTCGAGATGTCGTTTGTCTGGCTACCGGATTGCTCGCGACGGCGATGACACCGCATATCGCGATTGCTCACCAAACGCCAGTTGCATGGCCGACAGAGGATCAATTGCAACGCGTTCAACCCGCTGTGGGACAATCCATACCAGTCGCTCGCAAGATTGTCACGCACTTTCGTCATCGACTCAATGCGTCACAACTGCATCAACTCGACCACGTCCGACACCATCTTGAAATGATGAGTCGTGTCGATGCAGGTTATTTGGGAAGCGATCAGCAAAAAACAACGATTTCAAAGGCTCGGTTAGTTGACTACTATCGCTGGCGCACCGAGCAAGCTTTGTTCGAAGTCTTGAACCAGCTGACGTCGCCCGACGTAATCGAGTTGGACTTTCGGAACGGACTTCCCCGTCGCTCTCCCGATGCGAGGATCATGGTCGACGGACAAGATGACATGTTGTTGCTTCGGGTGCGACGCGGAGAAAGTAGCCGAGGGAACACAGTCTCGCCTGATCACCTCACGGTCGCGACTTGGGATCTGGCCAGTGAACGTCCGCAATCACATTTCGCTATCGACATCGCTGACACGGGCGTAACCTATGCCCTCATCGATCTTCGTCGTTTGCCCGACGATCAGACCATTTCCCACTTGCGTTTCGTCGACAAAGCAACGGGGGATGATTTACAAACGTTTGCCCTGACGTTGCGTGCGGCGCCCAAGGGTCACCTGGCGATCGATGTGGTCGATCAAAACGGCCAATCGATACCGGTACTGATGAGTCTTGCGACAGAGGAGGGCGGAAGGCTATGGGAACCGGCTGAGGCAGTTGATCTGACAACGGTTTTCAATGACATCGTTCCACACCTCAGTTCATCTGGGCGAGGCTACATGTTCTATCTGCCGGGAAAGCGAAGGGGCAGGTATTGGGTCGTCAGGCCGCCGATCGAGATGACGCTGCCGGCCGGACGATGGGACATCAAGGTGTTGCGTGGCCTGGAATTTACGCCGATCAAAAAGACCGTGGCCGTCGTCCCCCACGAGTGGACGCGAACAACGCTTCAACCGAAACGCTGGACCGATATGAATCGCCGAGGGTGGTACTCCGGCGATGACCATGTCCACGCGCAATTAATCAATAGTGAAGACGCTCGCAAGTTGATGGACTACACGCGGGCTGTCGACATCAATGTCGCAAACGTGTTGGAAATGGGCGACGTGATGCGCACCTACTATCCTCAACGTGGGTTCGGAAAAGACTTTCGAGTTCGAGACCAGAATCACTGGTTGGTCCCCGGTCAGGAAGATCCACGATCAATTCTCGGTCATGCGATCGGATTAAACCTAAGTTCGAAAGTTCGTGACCTTGACCGCTACCTGTCTAATGAGTGGATTGCCGAACAGATCCATCAGCAAGGCGGTTTGTATGGTCACACTCACGTCGGCGCCAACGCTTGTTTTGTGCATCGGCAAATGGCCTTGTTCACGCCGTTTGGAATCGTCGATTTCAACAGCATCATGCAGGCTCAACTTGGGACTGAACTGTACTACGACTTTCTGAACCTCGGTTTCAAGATGACGGCAACCGCAGGAGCGGACACCCCGTATGGTGGAACGATTGGTGCCGTCCGAACCTATGCCTACACCGGTGACACCGAGGAATGTTCTCCAGATGCCTGGTTCGCGGCCATCAAACGCGGACGGACCTTTGTTACCAACGGGCCGATGCTAGACTTTCGAGTCCAAGCGGCGTTGCCCAATGGCGAGGACGCATTGCCCGGCGATGAAATTTGCTCTGACCGAAACCGACGACTGCAGGTCACCGCCAAAGCCTGGGGTGATGAAGGGGCAGCCGCGCCGGCAAGACTTCGTTTGATCAAACTTGGCGAAGTGGAGCGTGAGGCCGTAGCAAACGAACCCAATGCAGACTCGCTGAATCTAGACGTGGAAATCGAAGTAGGGCGCGGCTGCTGGATCGCAGCCCACGCCGTTTCCCATGACGGCGCAGAAGCACATACGACACCGATCTACCTCACCCGAGAAGGCTACCGCCACTGGGACCGAGATAAAGCCGGGGCTCTGCTGGAAAAGCAATTGAACGTCCTCGAAGAAATTGAATTCGAAATCTCCAAATCCGAGCGTCTGATCCGGTCCGGTGCCGGGCTGCTCGACTATTGGAATCGCCGTAGCGCCGATCAAGCGGAAGCCGTTCGCAAGAATGTTGCCGCGGCGCGGAACGAGTATCGGCGTTTGAAGCAATTGCTCGGCAACGAATAA
- a CDS encoding DUF1559 domain-containing protein: protein MRRSTERGFTLVELLVVIAIIGILVGLLLPAVQAAREAARRMSCSNNFKQIGLAIHNYHSAYKQIPMHGAGTDDKTDNAQNWWTSYNTNNHWRLSSLVAMTPFIEQQGLWDSITNPNAERTDGNTGAAIGTPTAPWPPMGPTPQNIQYIPWATELPTLRCPSDPGTGLPGLGRSNYASCMGDSFWRAQHGDLDPDVGPTNAGYAQESRAANRGFFVRHKAMKFRDILDGLSNTVAMMEIATDLGDFDTRTIGKIHPSGQSAQTQIRDNPNLCREDPTMVDPERPLFWTGGSMEGASKGRGLRWADDQLMQSMAFTIHPPNKPVCIPHDSNGPSIAGGSSRHQGGIHVLMGDGAVTFITDSIEAGNQNNPVVFINGTAANKNVPGSQSPFGLWGALGSRAAKEVIDEAL, encoded by the coding sequence ATGCGAAGAAGTACTGAGAGAGGTTTCACCTTGGTGGAACTACTCGTCGTGATTGCCATTATCGGCATCCTTGTGGGGCTGCTTTTGCCGGCCGTTCAGGCGGCTCGGGAAGCGGCACGCCGGATGAGCTGCAGCAATAATTTCAAGCAAATTGGTTTGGCAATTCACAACTATCACTCCGCCTACAAGCAGATCCCTATGCATGGCGCGGGGACTGATGACAAGACTGACAACGCCCAAAATTGGTGGACCAGCTATAACACCAACAATCACTGGCGGTTGAGCTCACTTGTCGCGATGACACCCTTCATCGAACAGCAAGGGTTGTGGGATTCGATCACCAACCCGAACGCGGAGCGAACCGATGGCAACACCGGTGCCGCGATCGGAACGCCGACGGCACCTTGGCCGCCGATGGGTCCAACCCCCCAAAATATCCAGTACATTCCATGGGCGACAGAGCTTCCGACACTGCGCTGTCCCAGTGACCCTGGAACTGGGTTGCCTGGCCTCGGGCGGTCGAACTACGCCTCCTGCATGGGGGATTCGTTCTGGCGCGCACAGCACGGTGACTTAGATCCCGATGTCGGGCCGACCAATGCCGGCTACGCCCAAGAATCTCGTGCCGCCAACCGTGGATTCTTCGTTCGTCACAAGGCGATGAAATTCCGTGACATCCTGGACGGTCTCTCCAACACCGTGGCGATGATGGAAATTGCGACCGACCTCGGAGATTTTGATACCCGAACGATTGGGAAGATTCACCCCAGCGGTCAGTCGGCTCAAACACAAATTCGTGACAATCCAAATCTGTGTCGCGAAGATCCCACAATGGTCGACCCGGAGCGTCCCCTGTTCTGGACGGGCGGTAGCATGGAAGGTGCCTCCAAAGGTCGCGGACTCCGCTGGGCCGACGATCAATTGATGCAGTCGATGGCTTTCACCATCCACCCGCCGAACAAGCCCGTTTGTATTCCTCACGATTCAAATGGTCCTTCGATCGCAGGCGGCTCGAGCCGGCACCAAGGCGGTATTCACGTCTTGATGGGTGACGGTGCGGTGACTTTCATCACCGATTCCATCGAAGCTGGGAACCAGAACAACCCGGTTGTATTTATCAACGGCACCGCCGCGAACAAGAACGTTCCCGGATCGCAAAGCCCGTTCGGCTTGTGGGGGGCTTTGGGAAGCCGCGCCGCTAAAGAAGTGATCGATGAAGCACTCTAA